A stretch of the Ensifer sp. PDNC004 genome encodes the following:
- the ftsA gene encoding cell division protein FtsA yields the protein MSLFGSSSFGLPRLKPLSSKRSHVVSVLDIGSTKVVCMIGRLTPRAESQILPNRTHSVEIIGIGHQKSRGVKNGVVADLDAVESVVRLAVDAAERMAGLTIDSLIVNVSAGRLQSDVYTATIDLGGQEVDANDLRKVLSAAGQQSLRSDRAILHSLPTGFSLDGERGIRDPLAMFGDVLGVDMHVLTAERAALKNLELCVNRAHLSVEGMVATPYASGLAALVDDEVELGCAAIDMGGGTTTISVFAEGKLVHADAVSLGGHHVTTDLARGLSTRIEDAERLKVVHGSALPNSADERDIVSVPPIGEDDRDQPTHVPRALVSRIVRARIEETLELIRDRIQRSGFSPIVGKRIVLTGGASQLTGLPEAARRILARNVRIGRPLGVSGLPAAAKGPAFSTAVGLMIYPQVADLETHASHGGMFSALGAGNGRIARMGQWLKESF from the coding sequence ATGAGTCTGTTCGGTTCCTCCAGCTTTGGCCTGCCGCGCCTGAAGCCGCTTTCCTCGAAGCGGTCTCATGTCGTCTCGGTGCTGGATATCGGTTCGACCAAGGTGGTCTGCATGATCGGCCGGCTGACGCCGCGCGCCGAAAGCCAGATCCTGCCCAACCGTACGCATAGCGTCGAAATCATCGGCATCGGCCACCAGAAATCCCGCGGCGTCAAGAACGGCGTCGTCGCCGATCTCGATGCGGTCGAGAGCGTCGTCCGGCTCGCCGTCGACGCGGCCGAGCGCATGGCCGGCCTCACCATCGACAGCCTGATCGTCAACGTTTCGGCCGGCCGGCTGCAGAGCGACGTCTACACCGCGACGATCGATCTCGGCGGCCAGGAAGTCGACGCCAACGATCTGCGCAAGGTTCTGTCGGCTGCCGGCCAGCAGTCGCTGCGCTCCGACCGCGCCATCCTTCACTCGCTCCCGACAGGCTTCTCGCTCGATGGCGAGCGCGGCATCCGCGATCCGCTGGCCATGTTCGGCGACGTTCTCGGCGTCGACATGCATGTGCTGACGGCCGAACGGGCAGCGCTGAAGAACCTCGAACTCTGCGTCAACCGCGCTCACCTTTCGGTCGAGGGCATGGTTGCCACCCCCTATGCCAGCGGTCTTGCAGCACTCGTCGACGACGAGGTCGAGCTCGGCTGTGCGGCGATCGACATGGGTGGCGGCACGACGACGATCTCGGTCTTTGCCGAAGGCAAGCTGGTTCACGCCGACGCTGTCAGCCTCGGCGGCCATCACGTGACGACGGATCTGGCGCGTGGTCTTTCGACCCGCATCGAGGATGCCGAACGGCTGAAGGTCGTGCATGGCTCGGCCCTGCCCAACAGCGCCGACGAGCGCGATATCGTTTCGGTTCCGCCGATCGGCGAGGACGACCGCGATCAGCCGACGCATGTGCCGCGCGCCCTCGTGTCGCGCATCGTGCGCGCCCGCATCGAAGAGACGCTGGAACTCATCCGCGATCGCATCCAGCGCTCGGGCTTCAGCCCGATCGTCGGCAAGCGCATCGTTCTGACGGGCGGCGCCAGCCAGCTGACCGGCCTGCCGGAAGCGGCCCGCCGCATCCTCGCCCGCAATGTTCGCATCGGTCGTCCGCTCGGGGTTTCCGGGCTGCCGGCCGCTGCCAAGGGTCCGGCCTTCTCCACGGCGGTCGGCCTGATGATCTATCCGCAGGTCGCCGACCTCGAGACCCATGCCTCCCACGGCGGCATGTTCTCGGCGCTCGGCGCCGGCAACGGCCGCATCGCCCGCATGGGCCAGTGGCTGAAAGAAAGCTTTTGA
- the recN gene encoding DNA repair protein RecN codes for MLAQLSIRDIVLIERLDLNFDAGLSVLTGETGAGKSILLDSLSLALGGRGDGSLVRHGSDKGQVTAVFDVPMGHSARLMLRENGIDDDGDLIFRRVQSADGRTKAYVNDQPISVQLMRQLGQTLVEIHGQHDDRALVDIDAHRTLLDAFGGTADEAAHVSELYRAWKDAERGLKKHRERVEAAAREADYLRSSVEELEKLSPRDGEEDELAENRARMMKAERIAGDINEASEFLNGNASPVPLIASLVRRLERKSQEAPGLLEETVELLDGALNQLSDAQMSVERALRNTEFDPKELERVEERLFALRAASRKYSVPVTELPALAVRMISDLADLDAGEEKLKQLDAQVGVARVAFDASARSLSEKRRHTATALSDAVMAELPALKLERARFMVEVQSDPSLPTVDGIDLVEFHVQTNPGTRPGPIMKVASGGELSRFLLALKVALADRGSAPTLVFDEIDTGVGGAVADAIGQRLKRLSATVQVLSVTHAPQVAARAATHLLISKGPSAEKAEMISTRVARMDDKARTEEIARMLAGASITEEARAAAARLLSGNG; via the coding sequence ATGCTTGCCCAGCTTTCGATCCGCGATATCGTCCTGATTGAACGGCTTGATCTCAATTTCGACGCCGGGCTATCGGTGCTGACCGGTGAAACCGGGGCCGGCAAGTCCATCCTTCTCGACAGCCTGTCGCTGGCCCTTGGCGGGCGCGGCGACGGCTCGCTCGTCCGCCACGGCTCCGACAAGGGGCAGGTGACGGCGGTCTTCGACGTACCGATGGGGCATTCGGCGCGGCTGATGCTCAGGGAAAACGGCATCGACGACGACGGAGACCTGATCTTCCGTCGCGTCCAGTCGGCCGACGGCCGCACCAAGGCCTATGTCAACGACCAGCCGATCAGCGTCCAGCTGATGCGCCAGCTCGGGCAGACGCTCGTCGAAATCCACGGACAGCACGATGACCGCGCGCTCGTCGACATCGACGCGCACCGCACGCTGCTCGACGCCTTCGGCGGCACGGCCGACGAAGCGGCGCATGTGAGCGAACTCTATCGCGCCTGGAAGGATGCCGAGCGCGGCCTGAAGAAACACCGCGAGCGGGTCGAGGCGGCCGCGCGCGAGGCGGACTACCTGCGGTCCTCGGTCGAAGAACTGGAGAAGCTCAGCCCCCGCGACGGCGAAGAAGACGAGCTTGCCGAGAACCGGGCGCGGATGATGAAGGCCGAGCGCATTGCCGGCGACATCAACGAGGCCTCGGAGTTCCTCAACGGCAACGCGTCGCCGGTTCCGCTGATCGCCTCGCTCGTGCGCCGTCTCGAGCGCAAGAGCCAGGAGGCGCCGGGCCTGCTCGAAGAAACGGTCGAACTGCTCGATGGAGCGCTCAACCAGCTTTCGGACGCGCAGATGTCGGTCGAGCGGGCGCTGCGCAATACGGAATTCGACCCGAAGGAACTGGAGCGGGTGGAGGAGCGGCTGTTCGCGCTGCGTGCCGCCAGCCGCAAATATTCGGTTCCGGTCACGGAACTGCCGGCGCTTGCAGTCCGCATGATTTCCGATCTCGCCGATCTCGATGCCGGCGAGGAAAAGTTGAAGCAGCTCGATGCACAGGTCGGCGTGGCGCGGGTAGCGTTCGACGCTTCGGCGCGCTCGCTCTCCGAAAAGCGTCGCCATACCGCGACAGCACTTTCCGACGCCGTCATGGCCGAGCTGCCGGCGCTGAAGCTGGAGCGCGCACGCTTCATGGTCGAGGTACAAAGCGATCCGTCGCTGCCGACGGTCGACGGCATCGACCTTGTCGAGTTCCACGTCCAGACCAACCCCGGCACGCGGCCGGGGCCGATCATGAAAGTCGCCTCGGGCGGCGAACTTTCGCGCTTCCTGCTTGCGCTGAAGGTGGCGCTTGCCGATCGCGGCTCGGCGCCGACGCTCGTCTTCGACGAAATCGACACCGGTGTCGGCGGTGCGGTGGCCGACGCCATCGGCCAGCGGCTGAAGCGGCTTTCGGCGACGGTTCAGGTGCTTTCCGTCACCCATGCGCCGCAGGTCGCAGCCCGCGCGGCAACGCATCTCCTGATCTCCAAGGGCCCTTCGGCCGAGAAGGCCGAGATGATTTCCACCCGTGTCGCCCGCATGGACGACAAGGCGCGCACCGAGGAAATCGCCCGCATGCTGGCCGGCGCCTCGATCACCGAAGAGGCGAGGGCGGCAGCCGCTCGCCTGCTTTCCGGCAACGGCTAG
- the ligA gene encoding NAD-dependent DNA ligase LigA: MSQELKPVENLNEAEAAEALAFLAAELARHDALYHGKDAPEISDADYDALKRRNDAIEARFPALIREDSPSRKVGAAPSVTFQPVVHARPMLSLDNTFSDEDARDFVASVYRFLGQLPDNSIAFTAEPKIDGLSMSLRYENRRLVTAATRGDGTTGENVTANIRTIGMIPQTLPAGAPDIVEVRGEIYMAKSDFAALNAEMAALGKPLYVNPRNTASGSLRQLDAKVTASRKLRFFAYAWGEISDMPADTQMGMVEVFKSWGFPVNPLMQRLSSADALLEHYHHIERERPDLDYDIDGVVYKVDRLDLQARLGFRSRSPRWATAHKFPAEQAFTRLTAIDIQVGRTGALTPVARLEPITVGGVVVTNATLHNEDYIKGLGNSGEPIREGRDIRIGDMVIVQRAGDVIPQIVDVVMDERKEGSEPYRFPTTCPVCGSHAVRDINEKTGKVDAVRRCTGGFVCRAQAVEHLKHFVSRNAYDIEGLGSKQIEFFFESEDPTLSIRTAPDIFTLEKRQEASLTKLENIDGFGRVSVRKLYDAINTRRSIALQRFIYALGIRHVGETTAKLLARSYGTYEHFGTAMSEASTFTGDAWNELNSIDGIGEVVARAIVEFYKEPRNLEVVNRLLSEVTPEAAETPVASDSPVAGKTVVFTGSLEKMTRDEAKAKAESLGAKVAGSVSKKTDIVVAGPGAGSKLDKARELGVATMDEDEWLALIGG, translated from the coding sequence ATGTCCCAAGAATTGAAACCCGTCGAGAATCTCAACGAAGCGGAAGCGGCCGAAGCGCTTGCCTTTCTTGCGGCTGAGCTTGCGCGCCACGACGCGCTTTATCACGGCAAGGACGCGCCTGAGATTTCGGATGCGGACTATGACGCGCTGAAGCGGCGCAACGACGCGATCGAGGCGCGTTTTCCGGCGCTGATCCGCGAGGACAGCCCGTCGAGGAAGGTGGGCGCCGCCCCCTCCGTCACCTTCCAGCCGGTCGTTCATGCCCGGCCGATGCTGTCGCTCGACAACACGTTTTCCGACGAGGACGCCCGCGATTTCGTCGCCTCGGTCTATCGCTTCCTCGGTCAGCTGCCTGACAATTCGATTGCCTTTACCGCGGAGCCGAAGATCGACGGGCTCTCCATGTCGCTGCGCTACGAGAACCGCCGGCTGGTGACGGCCGCAACCCGCGGCGACGGTACGACCGGTGAAAACGTCACCGCCAACATCCGCACCATCGGCATGATCCCGCAGACGCTGCCGGCGGGCGCGCCTGATATCGTCGAGGTGCGCGGCGAAATCTACATGGCGAAGTCGGATTTTGCCGCCCTCAACGCCGAGATGGCGGCGCTCGGCAAGCCGCTCTACGTCAACCCGCGCAACACGGCTTCCGGGTCGCTGCGCCAGCTCGACGCCAAGGTGACGGCGAGCCGCAAGCTGCGTTTCTTTGCCTATGCCTGGGGCGAGATTTCGGACATGCCCGCCGATACGCAGATGGGCATGGTCGAGGTCTTCAAGTCCTGGGGCTTCCCCGTCAACCCGCTGATGCAGCGGCTCTCCTCGGCCGATGCGCTGCTCGAACATTACCACCACATCGAGCGCGAACGGCCGGATCTCGACTACGACATCGACGGCGTCGTCTACAAGGTCGACCGGCTCGACCTGCAGGCCCGCCTCGGTTTCCGCTCGCGCTCGCCGCGTTGGGCGACGGCCCACAAGTTCCCGGCCGAGCAGGCATTTACCCGGCTCACCGCAATCGACATCCAGGTCGGCCGCACCGGCGCGCTGACGCCGGTTGCGCGCCTGGAGCCGATCACGGTCGGCGGCGTCGTCGTCACCAATGCGACGCTGCACAACGAGGATTACATCAAGGGTCTCGGCAATTCGGGCGAGCCCATCCGCGAGGGCCGCGACATCCGCATCGGCGACATGGTGATCGTCCAGCGCGCCGGCGACGTCATTCCGCAGATCGTCGATGTCGTCATGGACGAGCGTAAGGAAGGCTCCGAGCCCTATCGTTTCCCGACGACATGCCCCGTCTGCGGCAGCCATGCGGTGCGCGACATCAACGAGAAGACCGGCAAGGTGGATGCGGTACGCCGCTGCACCGGCGGCTTCGTCTGCCGCGCCCAGGCGGTCGAGCACCTCAAGCACTTCGTCTCGCGCAACGCCTATGACATCGAGGGCCTCGGTTCCAAGCAGATCGAGTTCTTCTTCGAAAGCGAGGATCCGACGCTTTCGATCCGCACGGCGCCCGACATCTTCACGCTGGAGAAGCGCCAGGAGGCGTCGCTCACCAAGCTCGAAAACATCGACGGCTTCGGCCGCGTCAGCGTGCGCAAGCTCTATGACGCCATCAATACGCGCCGCTCCATCGCGCTCCAGCGGTTCATCTACGCGCTCGGCATCCGCCATGTGGGCGAGACGACGGCGAAGCTCTTGGCGCGCTCCTACGGCACTTATGAACACTTCGGCACGGCGATGAGCGAGGCTTCGACGTTTACGGGCGACGCCTGGAACGAACTCAACAGCATCGACGGCATCGGCGAGGTCGTCGCCCGCGCCATCGTCGAGTTCTACAAGGAGCCGCGCAACCTCGAAGTGGTCAACCGGCTGCTGTCCGAGGTGACGCCGGAGGCGGCGGAAACACCGGTCGCCAGCGACAGCCCGGTCGCCGGCAAGACGGTCGTCTTCACCGGTTCGCTTGAAAAGATGACGCGCGACGAGGCCAAGGCCAAGGCGGAAAGCCTCGGCGCCAAGGTGGCCGGATCCGTATCGAAGAAGACGGATATCGTGGTTGCCGGCCCGGGGGCCGGCTCCAAGCTCGACAAGGCCCGCGAACTCGGTGTCGCGACCATGGACGAGGACGAGTGGCTGGCGCTGATCGGCGGGTGA
- the lpxC gene encoding UDP-3-O-acyl-N-acetylglucosamine deacetylase: MGIELLGFQTTIASPVTLKGIGVHSGAEVSITFHPAEADAGIVFQRVLSNGRVSEYKAVSSQVGNTDLCTVLGMSPATSIATIEHVMAAIYALGLDNLTVEVHGAEMPIMDGSSEPFIDAIELVGVRALAVKRRYIRIVKPVRIESGASWSEFTPYDGMRFEVEIDFDCPLIGRQAWKGDMTPSVFKRELSRARTFGFMRDVERLWAAGFALGSSLENSVVISDDNAVINVEGLRYTDEFVRHKTLDAVGDLSLAGAPFIGCYRSHRGGHKMNANALKALLSDPTAYEVVETATPRQRTRARDMVAVAAPGFAPWSA, encoded by the coding sequence ATGGGAATCGAATTGCTCGGGTTTCAGACGACGATTGCAAGCCCGGTAACGCTAAAGGGAATTGGCGTTCACTCCGGTGCGGAAGTGTCGATCACCTTCCACCCGGCCGAAGCCGATGCGGGCATCGTTTTCCAGCGCGTCCTGTCCAACGGCCGGGTCAGCGAATACAAGGCGGTTTCCTCGCAGGTCGGCAACACCGATCTCTGCACTGTTCTCGGCATGTCGCCGGCGACCTCGATCGCCACGATCGAACATGTCATGGCTGCGATCTACGCGCTCGGTCTCGACAACCTCACGGTCGAAGTGCACGGCGCCGAAATGCCGATCATGGACGGCAGCTCCGAACCTTTCATCGACGCGATCGAGCTGGTGGGTGTTCGCGCCCTTGCGGTCAAGCGTCGCTACATCCGCATCGTCAAGCCGGTGCGTATCGAATCAGGCGCCTCCTGGTCGGAGTTCACGCCCTATGACGGCATGCGCTTCGAGGTTGAGATCGATTTCGATTGCCCGCTGATCGGCCGCCAGGCCTGGAAGGGCGACATGACGCCGTCCGTCTTCAAGCGCGAACTGTCGCGTGCCCGCACCTTCGGTTTCATGCGTGATGTCGAACGCCTCTGGGCCGCCGGCTTCGCACTCGGCTCCTCGCTCGAAAACTCCGTCGTCATTTCCGACGACAACGCCGTCATCAACGTCGAGGGCCTGCGCTACACCGACGAATTCGTGCGCCACAAGACGCTCGATGCGGTTGGCGACCTCTCGCTCGCCGGCGCGCCGTTCATCGGCTGCTACCGCTCCCACCGCGGCGGCCACAAGATGAACGCCAACGCGCTGAAGGCACTGCTCAGCGACCCGACGGCCTACGAAGTCGTCGAAACGGCAACCCCGCGCCAGCGTACCCGCGCGCGCGATATGGTTGCGGTGGCAGCTCCGGGCTTCGCGCCCTGGTCCGCATAA
- a CDS encoding VOC family protein, giving the protein MRMIFVNLPVKDLKASRAFFAALGFTFNEQFSDDTAACTVISDNIFVMLLTEPKFRDFITGEISDARKGTEVITALSAGSRAECDDMLAKALAAGAKPWKPALDYGFMYGISFQDLDGHVWEFMWMDQEAAQQQG; this is encoded by the coding sequence ATGCGCATGATTTTCGTAAACCTGCCGGTCAAGGATCTGAAGGCCTCGCGCGCATTCTTCGCCGCGCTCGGCTTCACCTTCAACGAGCAGTTCTCCGACGATACGGCCGCTTGCACTGTGATCTCGGACAATATTTTCGTCATGCTCCTGACCGAACCGAAGTTCCGTGACTTCATCACCGGCGAGATCAGCGATGCCCGCAAAGGCACCGAAGTCATCACCGCCCTTTCTGCCGGAAGCCGCGCCGAATGCGACGACATGCTCGCCAAGGCGCTCGCTGCCGGCGCCAAGCCCTGGAAGCCGGCGCTCGACTACGGCTTCATGTACGGCATTTCCTTCCAGGACCTCGACGGCCACGTCTGGGAGTTCATGTGGATGGACCAGGAAGCAGCCCAGCAGCAGGGCTGA
- a CDS encoding CatB-related O-acetyltransferase — protein sequence MSTKVEAKHWSKVELLHETVRNPNIHVRGTNSYYSNAWTGSFEESVVRYLYGDDYSLKAWEPQWPIDQLRIGDYVAIGAEAVILMGGNHTHRTDWVSLYPFLEVIGEAYVGKGDTLIGDGAWIGMRAMIMPGVTLGEGAVVASGAIVTKDVAPYTIVAGNPARPVRQRFPAADVETLLALGIYRWERAKFDALRRFICADDIAALKAASEEYDSRQA from the coding sequence ATGTCCACGAAGGTCGAAGCCAAGCATTGGTCCAAAGTCGAGCTTCTGCACGAGACCGTGCGCAACCCGAACATCCATGTGCGCGGCACCAACAGCTACTACAGCAACGCCTGGACCGGTTCCTTCGAGGAAAGTGTGGTTCGCTACCTCTATGGCGACGACTACAGTCTAAAGGCCTGGGAGCCGCAATGGCCGATCGACCAGCTGCGGATCGGCGACTATGTCGCGATTGGCGCCGAGGCGGTGATCCTCATGGGTGGCAACCACACCCATCGCACCGATTGGGTGAGCCTATATCCCTTCCTCGAAGTGATCGGCGAAGCCTATGTCGGCAAGGGCGACACCCTCATCGGCGACGGCGCCTGGATCGGCATGCGGGCCATGATCATGCCGGGTGTGACGCTGGGTGAAGGCGCCGTCGTGGCGTCGGGCGCCATCGTCACGAAGGACGTTGCACCCTACACCATCGTTGCGGGGAACCCCGCCCGCCCCGTCCGCCAGCGCTTCCCCGCGGCCGATGTCGAGACGCTGCTTGCGCTCGGCATCTACCGGTGGGAACGAGCAAAGTTCGACGCGCTGCGCCGTTTCATCTGCGCCGACGATATTGCCGCCCTCAAAGCCGCCTCCGAAGAGTACGACAGCAGGCAGGCTTAA
- the ftsZ gene encoding cell division protein FtsZ codes for MTINLQKPDITELKPRITVFGVGGGGGNAVNNMITAGLQGVDFVVANTDAQALTMTKAERIIQMGVAVTEGLGAGSQPEVGRAAAEECIDEIIDHLNGTHMCFVTAGMGGGTGTGAAPIVAQAARNKGILTVGVVTKPFHFEGARRMRLADQGIAELQKSVDTLIVIPNQNLFRIANDRTTFADAFAMADQVLYSGVACITDLMVKEGLINLDFADVRSVMREMGRAMMGTGEASGEGRALAAAEAAIANPLLDETSMKGAQGLLISITGGRDLTLFELDEAATRIREEVDPDANIILGATFDEDLEGLIRVSVVATGIDRTAAEVAGRSADFRPVAAKPVVRPSAAVPAQQPQAVAQHQPAPVHQPVMQQPVAQPVQQPMQQQATADQIAAAIREAEMERELDIATRAAQVQAQAPVQQPMHEDNFRPQSKLFAGAAPVEAAPVMRQPQPQMQPVQPQPQPIMRQEPVAPVMRQQPEQVRMPKVEDFPPVVKAEMDRRAQPAAPIAEERGPMGLLNRITSSLGLREREQTPAAADMTASAPTAASQQRRPLSPEASLYAPRRGQLDDHGRASPQARPQEDDQLEIPAFLRRQSN; via the coding sequence ATGACTATCAACTTGCAGAAGCCGGATATCACGGAGCTGAAGCCGCGCATCACCGTCTTTGGTGTGGGCGGTGGTGGCGGCAACGCCGTCAACAACATGATCACCGCAGGCCTCCAGGGCGTCGATTTCGTCGTCGCCAACACGGATGCCCAGGCACTCACCATGACCAAGGCCGAGCGCATCATCCAGATGGGTGTTGCCGTCACCGAAGGTCTCGGCGCCGGTTCGCAGCCGGAAGTCGGCCGTGCGGCCGCCGAAGAGTGCATCGATGAGATCATCGACCACCTCAACGGCACCCACATGTGCTTCGTCACCGCCGGCATGGGCGGCGGCACCGGCACCGGTGCAGCCCCGATCGTCGCACAGGCCGCCCGCAACAAGGGCATCCTGACGGTCGGCGTCGTCACCAAGCCGTTCCATTTCGAAGGTGCGCGCCGCATGCGGCTCGCCGACCAGGGCATCGCCGAACTGCAGAAGTCGGTCGACACCCTGATCGTCATCCCGAACCAGAACCTCTTCCGCATTGCCAACGACCGCACGACCTTTGCGGACGCGTTTGCGATGGCCGACCAGGTTCTCTATTCGGGCGTTGCCTGCATCACCGACCTCATGGTCAAGGAAGGCCTCATCAACCTCGACTTCGCCGACGTCCGCTCGGTGATGCGCGAAATGGGCCGCGCGATGATGGGCACCGGCGAAGCTTCGGGCGAAGGCCGCGCACTGGCCGCAGCCGAAGCCGCGATCGCCAACCCGCTGCTCGACGAAACCTCGATGAAGGGCGCGCAGGGCCTGCTGATCTCGATCACCGGCGGCCGTGACCTCACCCTGTTCGAACTCGACGAAGCGGCAACCCGTATTCGCGAAGAAGTCGACCCGGATGCCAACATCATCCTCGGCGCGACCTTCGACGAAGATCTCGAAGGCCTCATCCGCGTCTCGGTCGTTGCCACCGGCATCGACCGTACGGCCGCGGAGGTGGCGGGTCGTTCCGCCGACTTTCGTCCGGTAGCAGCAAAGCCGGTCGTCCGTCCGTCTGCCGCCGTTCCGGCCCAGCAGCCGCAGGCCGTTGCCCAGCACCAGCCGGCCCCGGTTCACCAGCCGGTGATGCAGCAGCCTGTCGCCCAGCCGGTTCAGCAGCCGATGCAGCAGCAGGCTACCGCCGACCAGATCGCCGCCGCCATCCGCGAAGCCGAAATGGAACGCGAGCTCGACATCGCCACCCGCGCCGCCCAGGTGCAGGCCCAGGCTCCGGTTCAGCAGCCGATGCACGAAGACAACTTTCGTCCCCAGAGCAAGCTTTTCGCCGGTGCTGCACCGGTAGAAGCCGCTCCGGTCATGCGCCAGCCGCAGCCGCAGATGCAGCCGGTTCAGCCCCAGCCGCAGCCGATCATGCGCCAGGAGCCCGTCGCTCCGGTCATGCGCCAGCAGCCGGAACAGGTTCGCATGCCGAAGGTCGAAGACTTCCCGCCGGTCGTAAAGGCCGAGATGGACCGCCGCGCACAGCCGGCTGCCCCGATCGCGGAAGAGCGCGGCCCGATGGGCCTGCTCAACCGCATCACCAGCTCGCTTGGCCTGCGTGAACGCGAACAGACCCCGGCAGCCGCCGACATGACGGCTTCCGCACCGACCGCTGCTTCCCAGCAGCGCCGGCCGCTCTCGCCGGAAGCGAGCCTCTATGCGCCGCGTCGCGGCCAGCTTGACGATCACGGTCGCGCTTCGCCGCAGGCGCGCCCGCAAGAAGATGATCAGCTCGAGATCCCGGCGTTCCTGCGCCGTCAATCGAACTGA
- the panC gene encoding pantoate--beta-alanine ligase translates to MKTFTTIAELRAALAEHKRAGQTVGFVPTMGYLHVGHMELMRRAREENDIVVASIFVNPLQFGANEDLSKYPRDLARDQAMLEAGSVDYLFAPGVADMYPRPMETAVDVPTLGSELEGAVRPGHFAGVATVVTKLFNIVGPDRAYFGEKDFQQLQIIRRMVEDLAQPVTVIGVPTVREADGLACSSRNVYLTAEERRAAAIVPKALDEAARLVASGVYDVAALEKAVTAFLAGEPLAKPEVVAVRDPETLETLETIGDRPVLLLLFVRFGTTKLLDNRVIAPKSASFAKVA, encoded by the coding sequence ATGAAGACGTTCACCACCATCGCCGAGCTGCGTGCAGCGCTTGCCGAGCATAAACGTGCCGGCCAGACCGTCGGCTTCGTGCCGACCATGGGCTACCTGCATGTCGGCCATATGGAGCTGATGCGCCGGGCGCGCGAGGAAAACGACATCGTCGTGGCCAGCATCTTCGTCAATCCGCTGCAGTTCGGCGCCAACGAAGACCTCTCCAAATATCCGCGCGATCTCGCTCGCGACCAGGCGATGCTCGAAGCGGGCAGCGTCGACTATCTCTTCGCCCCCGGTGTGGCCGACATGTATCCGCGGCCGATGGAGACTGCGGTCGACGTGCCGACGCTCGGCAGCGAGCTCGAGGGCGCGGTGCGCCCCGGCCATTTCGCCGGAGTCGCCACGGTCGTTACCAAGCTCTTCAACATCGTCGGGCCCGATCGTGCCTACTTCGGCGAGAAGGATTTCCAGCAGCTGCAGATCATCCGCCGCATGGTGGAGGACCTTGCCCAGCCGGTGACCGTCATCGGCGTGCCGACGGTCCGCGAGGCCGACGGGCTCGCCTGCTCGTCGCGCAATGTCTACCTGACGGCGGAAGAGCGGCGTGCGGCGGCGATCGTGCCGAAGGCGCTCGATGAGGCGGCCCGTCTCGTCGCATCCGGCGTCTACGATGTCGCGGCACTCGAAAAGGCCGTGACCGCCTTCCTTGCGGGCGAGCCGCTGGCGAAGCCCGAGGTCGTGGCGGTCCGCGATCCCGAGACGCTGGAGACGCTTGAAACCATCGGCGACCGGCCGGTGCTGCTGCTTCTCTTCGTCCGCTTCGGCACGACGAAGCTGCTCGACAACCGTGTGATCGCCCCGAAATCCGCGTCCTTTGCAAAGGTTGCCTGA
- a CDS encoding outer membrane protein assembly factor BamD: MVLAVSVDLKKSARVAAVIVAAVAGSALITACQNDPDIDITKLTAETDPPEVLYNQGLANLNAGKTTEAARKFEALDRQHPFSEYARKALVMNAFVSYRNGQYQEAINATGRYLNLYPQSEDAAYAQYIQGLAYTKQIPAVTQDQKPAFKAIEAMQAVVDRYPDSEYVDDAKSKIRFARDQLAGKEMQVGRYYLERKEYLAAVSRFRVVIEQYPNTNQVEEALARLTEAYFAMGVTQEAQTAAAVLGHNYPDSQWYSDSFKLLQSGGLEPRESGNSWISRAAKKLVGA, from the coding sequence ATGGTTCTTGCAGTTTCTGTGGATTTGAAGAAGTCAGCGCGCGTCGCCGCCGTCATTGTCGCGGCTGTTGCCGGCAGCGCCCTGATCACCGCCTGCCAGAACGATCCCGATATCGACATCACCAAGCTGACGGCGGAGACCGATCCGCCGGAAGTGCTCTACAATCAGGGCCTTGCCAACCTCAATGCCGGCAAGACGACTGAGGCGGCGCGCAAGTTCGAAGCGCTCGACCGCCAGCATCCGTTCTCGGAATATGCCCGCAAGGCGCTGGTCATGAACGCCTTCGTTTCCTATCGTAACGGTCAGTACCAGGAGGCGATCAACGCCACCGGCCGCTACCTCAATCTTTATCCGCAGTCGGAAGACGCGGCCTATGCGCAGTACATCCAGGGTCTCGCCTATACCAAGCAGATCCCGGCGGTGACGCAGGACCAGAAGCCGGCCTTCAAGGCGATCGAAGCCATGCAGGCGGTCGTCGACCGCTACCCGGACTCCGAATATGTCGACGACGCCAAGTCGAAGATCCGCTTTGCCCGCGACCAGCTGGCCGGCAAGGAAATGCAGGTCGGGCGCTACTATCTCGAGCGCAAGGAATACCTTGCCGCCGTGTCGCGTTTCCGCGTCGTCATCGAGCAGTACCCGAACACCAACCAGGTGGAAGAGGCGCTCGCCCGTCTGACGGAAGCCTACTTCGCGATGGGCGTGACCCAGGAGGCGCAGACCGCTGCCGCCGTTCTCGGCCACAACTATCCGGACAGCCAGTGGTACTCCGATTCGTTCAAGCTGCTGCAGTCGGGTGGCCTGGAGCCACGTGAAAGCGGCAACTCCTGGATCTCGCGTGCCGCCAAGAAACTCGTCGGCGCCTGA